The proteins below are encoded in one region of Toxoplasma gondii ME49 chromosome IV, whole genome shotgun sequence:
- a CDS encoding hypothetical protein (encoded by transcript TGME49_319940) translates to MFFNYFPRLHHPCCLFFVVCTAVSGRLRLVSISLRPRLSPLEWLSYQLRPPFLCFLSRRRRAAHSAPQGLLCKTRKFSAYPKRSKRGLRSPRPCLTRPVFSWKSEMSSAGRRSDLPPKSDLRRARESAPRSRISRQAEGASASSPEYALPPAWQQRSLPLDSDSASSSFPFSSPSASPFFGESQRMQAAHQVPSRDRGDRVRQLEGECLDSLQSSLRVVAETNEVSQRTAVQLDAQSEQLRGIKDTTDDIKANLQTSDYLLKGMKTWWGSFTQLFTSPPSQRVSSSSEGKKSVTQRDRENLPEWEREHREQDAQEERRRQRLIQAHRARTTDFDTRLEGDLEKLSVMLEELHGRAVQMNGALQEQNNLLDEINQNVDANQQTLERQRKTMQKIIKKG, encoded by the exons ATGTTTTTCAACtactttcctcgtcttcaccACCCTTGCTGTTTATTCTTTGTGGTTTGCACCGCCGTCTCTGGGCGTCTTCGGCTCGTCTCGATTTCTCTacgtcctcgcctctctccccttgAGTGGCTTTCCTACCAGCTTcgtcctcccttcctctgttttctaaGCCGTCGACGCAGAGCGGCACACTCCGCCCCGCAGGGCCTGCTTTGCAAGACGAGAAAGTTCTCTGCGTACCCGAAGAGGAGCAAGCGAGGTCTTCGGTCACCTCGTCCTTGTTTGACGCGCCCAGTGTTCTCCTGGAAAAGCGAAATGAGTTCGGCGGGGCGCCGGAGTGACTTGCCTCCGAAGAGCGATCTGCGCAGG GCGAGAGAGTCCGCCCCGCGCTCGCGCATCTCCCGTCAAGCAGAGGGCGCCTCAGCCTCCTCTCCGGAGTACGCGCTCCCGCCGGCCTGGCAGCAGCGGTCTCTGCCACTCGATTCCGactctgcgtcctcttccttcccgttttcttcgccaTCTGCGTCGCCGTTTTTCGGAGAGTctcagcgcatgcaagcagCGCACCAAGTGCCGAGCCGAGACAGGGGGGATCGAGTGAGGCAGCTCGAGGGCGAGTGTCTAGACAGCCTGCAGTCCTCCCTGCGAGTCGTCGCAGAGACCAATGAGGTTTCACAACGCACTGCAGTCCAGCTCGATGCGCAGTCCG AGCAACTTCGGGGAATAAAAGACACGACAGACGACATCAAGGCGAATCTTCAGACTTCGGACTACTTGCTGAAAGGGATGAAGACATGGTGGGGATCCTTTACTCAGCTCTTCACCTCTCCGCCTTCCCAGAgagtttcctcttcttcagaaggaaagaaaagcgtcacacagagagacagagagaacctCCCGGaatgggagagagaacacagagaacaagatgcacaagaagaaaggagacggcaAAGACTCATCCAGGCGCATCGAGCGCGAACAACCGACTTCGACACGAGGCTCGAAGGAGATCTTGAGAAACTTTCTGTCATG ctggAAGAGCTTCACGGCCGAGCGGTCCAGATGAACGGAGCTTTGCAGGAGCAGAACAATTTGCTCGACGAAATCAACCAGAACGTGGATGCGAATCAGCAGACTttggagaggcagaggaagacgatgcAGAAGATCATCAAGAAAGGATAG
- a CDS encoding hypothetical protein (encoded by transcript TGME49_319935) produces MCRREQPRRREEEFHRKDEGVSEQRRRGGEKTEWNSTQVFHKDNQGLWDSRRFGSVLPERESESARNQEKKLSDRIRGFGSNRSHTGVSVLSFGICCGLLRGRLSVERMHERKDCVVKKRPEQLSCDAQKDLSESVLPPTAPTPADAIMELDACHLLFRNSPCVLACPESFRRRERKH; encoded by the coding sequence ATGTGCAGGAGAGAGCAGCCGAGACGCCGGGAGGAAGAATTCCACcggaaagacgaaggcgtctcagagcagcgaagaagggggggagagaagaccgagTGGAACTCCACGCAGGTTTTTCACAAAGATAATCAGGGACTCTGGGATTCGCGGCGCTTTGGATCAGTCCTCCCTGAACGAGAGTCAGAGTCAGCTAGGAATCAGGAAAAAAAACTGTCAGATCGAATACGTGGTTTCGGTTCCAACCGCAGCCATACAGgtgtttctgttctttcttttggAATCTGCTGCGGCCTTCTTCGTGGGAGACTCTCAgtggagcgcatgcacgaaagGAAGGACTGTGTGGTGAAAAAGAGACCTGAACAACTCTCTTGTGACGCGCAAAAAGACCTCTCAGAATCAGTTCTGCCGCCAACAGCCCCGACCCCTGCAGATGCGATTATGGAGCTTGACGCATGTCACCTGCTGTTTCGAAACTCTCCCTGCGTCCTCGCTTGTCCGGAAAGCTTtaggagacgagagagaaaacactaG